In Actinoplanes lobatus, the DNA window GCCCACGCACGCCTCTGCCGCGCCCGCCGGGCTGAGGTCGGTGGCCGGGCAGGCCGTCCCCGCCGGTGTGCCCCGCGCCTGCCGCCGGTCGCCGCGTGCGTTCCGGCCGGCTTCGTGTCACCTGTTTGCGCCGGTCGCGGCGTGCGTTCCGGCCGGCCCGTGTCGCCTGCCTGCCGTTGATCGCCGCGTGCGTTCCGGCCCGGCTGTCTGCTGCCGATCGCGGCAGGCCGCCGGCGCGGGGCGTGTCAGCCGGCTCTTCTCGGTAGGCGCCTGAGGTGCTGGGCCGCCGGCGCGGGGCGTGTCAGCCGGCTCTTCTCGGTAGGCGCCTGAGGTGCTGGGCCGCCGGCGCGGGGCGTGTCAGCCGGCTCCTCTCAGTAGGCGCCTGAGGCGCTGGGCCGCCGAGTGGATCGGGTTGCGGCGGGGCCGATGTGGCAGCACCGGGGCGTGGGGCAGCGCCGAGCCGACGTCGCGCCGTGCGATCTCGATGCTCAGCACCACCGCTGACATGTCCATGAAAGCCTCCCTCATCGATCCCGTTACCGTTCACGTTAACGGTAACGGACCCGATTGGCACGCACGTTTCTCGATCCGTGGTGGCGGGATACGATGCGGTCACCGTGGAAGACGACAGCCGGGGCGTTTCGCCCGAGACCAGCCGACGAGTGACCCTGCGTGACGTGGCCCGGATCGCCGGGGTGTCGCACCAGACCGTGTCGCGGGCGATCAACGGCAAGGGCGAGATCGACCCCGAGACCCGCCGCCGGGTGCTCGAGGTGGTCCAGCAATTGCGGTACCGACCGTCGCGTCATGCCCGTGGACTGGTCCGGCCGGACACGACCACCATCGGGCTGATCGTCGCCGACGTGGTGAACCCGTACTTCCCCGAGCTGATCGCCGGGGTGATCAGCGCCGCCGAGCAGCGCGGCTGGAAGGTGCTGATCAGCACGACGCAGGACGACCCGGGCCGCGAGCCGGAGCTGCTGCGCTCGCTCGCCGGGCAGGTCGACGCCCTGATCGGCTACCTGTTCCAGCCGGAGGACGTGATCGCCGGCGCGGTGGAGGGCCTGCCGCTGGTGGTCATCAACCGGCCCGCCCGGCATCCGGCGTTCAGCGCCGTCGAGGTGGACGTGCGCGCCGGGGTGGAGGCGGCGATGGAGCACCTGATCGCCCGGGGGCACCGCCGGATCGGCATGATCGACTGCCCGTCCGCCGCCGACCCGTCCCGGCGGGACGTTCTTCTGGCCGCGGCAGCCGCGCACGGCGTCCCGATCGCCGCGGACGCGATCGTCGAGGTCGAGCAGTCCCAGGCCGGCGGGGAGGCCGGTCTCGCCCGGCTGCGCGAGGTCCGCCCCGACGTCACGGCGGTGATGGCCTTCAACGACATGGTCGCGATGGGCGCGCACCGCACCGCGCGCCGCCTCGGCCTGAGCATGCCCGGTGACATCGCGCTGATCGGCTTCGACGGTCTCAGCTTCGGCGAGCTGCTCGAACCGCCGTTGACCACGGTCGGCATCGACAAGCGGGGGTTGGGCGAACTGGCCGTGGCCCAGGTCGAACGGCTCCTGGCCGGCGACACTCCGCCCACCGTGGTGGCCCCGACCCGGTTGCTGATCCGCGGCTCGGCCTGATTCGCCCCGGGAGGCGCGGCCGCCGCGGAGGCCGATCGGGTACGCGCGGTCCGGTTGCGGTCGTAACGGTCTGGTCATCGTCGTGTGTCGATGATATGAACTCTGTGGGCGCTGTGGGAGCGCTCCCAGAGTGAGGAGACGTTACATGCGTGAACATCGGCGCCGCTGGGCAACCGGCATCGTGACCGCTGTCGCGGCCGTCATGACGGCACTCGGCGCGACGGCCGGCCCCGCCGCGGCGGACGCCGCCGGGAGCGCAGGAGTCGCCACCGGCTACTCGCACACCTGCGCGATCCCGGCTGGCGGCAGCCTCTGGTGCTGGGGTGGCAACGGGCGCGGCCAACTCGGCAACGGCACCACGACGGCCAGCACCACCCCGGTACGCGTCGGCACCGCCACCGACTGGACCGCCATCGACGCCGGACCCTCGTTCAACTGCGCCCTGCGTGCCGACGGCGGCCTGTGGTGCTGGGGCAACAACCTGCGCGGCCAGCTCGGCGACGGCACCACCACCAACCGTCCCACCCCGGTACGGGTCGGCACGGCGGCGTGGAGCACCGTGAGCGCCGGCGACAGCCACACGTGCGGTGTCCGGACCGACGGCACCCTCTGGTGCTGGGGCTTCAACCGGCTCGGCCAGCTCGGCACCGGAAGCAACTACTACGAGACCGCCCCGGTGCAGGTCGGCACCGCCACCACCTGGGCAGACGTCACCGCCGGGTACGGCCACAGCTGCGCCACCCGTACCGACGGCAGCCTGTGGTGCTGGGGTGACGGCACGACCGGCCAGCTCGGCATCGGCGTCCTCAGCTACCGCACCACCCCGGAGCGGGTCGGCACCGAGACCAGCTGGAACGGGGTGACCGCGGGGTACGGCTTCACCTGCGGGACCCGTACCGACGGCAGCCTGTGGTGCTGGGGCGAGAACGGGTACGGCCAGCTCGGCAACACCGGCAGCTACCAGACCACCCCGACCCGGGTCGGCGCCGGCACCACCTGGGCACGGGTCGCCGCCGGTGACAGTTCCGTCTGCGCGGTGCGTACCGACGGCAGCCTGTGGTGCTGGGGCAACAACGCGAACGGCCAGCTGGGCGACGGCACCACCACGCACCGGTCCGCGCCCGTACGGGTCGGCGACGCCGTCACCTGGAGCAGCGACGTCGCCGTCAACTACCACGGGTGCGGGGTGCGTACCGACGACAGCCTGTGGTGCTGGGGCGGCAACGGCTCCGGCCAGCTCGGCGACGGCACCACCACGCCGCGGACCAGCCCGGCGCAGGTGACGCTGTAGGTCAGCGCAACCGGGAGCGGAACTCGGCGAGCGTCAGCACCGCCGCGTTCCGCTCCTCCACCGGGAAGACCGCGATGTCGGCGTCGTCCTCCTCCAACTGCGGCAGCCATTCGCGCAGGAACACGTCGGCCGGGATGCGGATGGCGTGCTCGCCGTCGACCTCGCCCTCGTTCTCCAGCCGGGCGACCGTCGCGTACGGCCAGATCGGCAGCAGGTTGCGCCGCCGGGCGTCCTCGGTGAACAGGACGTCACCCTCGTCGCCCCACACCCACAGGGCGCCCCGGTCCGCGATGGCCTCGAACGTCCGGGCCACCCGGGCCGTCTCGTCCAGCCCGCGCAGCTGCTCCGCCTCAGGGCGGGGAATGTCATCCGATGTCACCCGGCGATGCTATGGCACCCGCCCAGCGCGCCCACCAACTGGGCCGCGGTCTTCGCGTGTTTCGCGTAGGCCTCCGGGAACGCCGACACCTGCACCGCCTGGGCCGCCTCGGTGAGCCGCATCTCCTGCCAGCCGTCGACGGTGAGCAGGCGGTCGTAGAACTTCCCGGTCTGGTACGCCGGGTCGGTGAGCTGCCGCGGCGTGCCCCACCCCTGGCTGGGCCGCTGCTGGAACAGGCCGATCGAGTCACGGTCGCCGCCCGGCAGATTGCGCAGCCGGGACTCCTGCAGCGCGGTCGCCACCGCGATGACCAGCGCCTCCTCCGGCACCCGCCGCTCGCTGCCGATGGTGACGATGAGGCGCGCGTTGGCGAGCTGCTCGTCGGTCCAGTGGCCGAGCGCCGACGGTGTGGGGGAGGGCGCGCAGTTCTCGTCGGCGCGTACCAGCGGGCTGATCAGAAAGGCGGCGATCACGGCGACCGCGGTCACGAACAACATGCGCACGACGGGGAACGATATCGAAGACCATCGTGGCCCTCACCGCCGGAGCACGAAATCCTCGTACGCCTGGAGAAGCAGGCCGTGGAAGTGGTGCACGCCGTGTTCGGAGAGACCGGGCGCCTCCGGGTCGTACACGATCCGTCCCTGATCGAAAGCGGGCGTCGCCATGCCACGCTGGACGCTCTCCACGATCGCGATGTCCTGCTGCTGGAGCACCTCGTCGATGTAGCGGACCGCCTCGGCCTCGGCCCCGTCCAGCTCGGGCGTCTCGAAGTAGAAGTCCCACGTCTCGAGCGTCCGGTCCGGCCCGGCCGGAATCACCTGCAATACCATGAAATTGCCACGCCCCGGATACCGCAGCAGGCACGTGTTCGGCCACAGCCACCACACCGCGTGCTGGGTCACCGAGGCGCCGGCCACGTTGTACGCCGGATTGTCCGCCCGCCCCGCCTCGGCGAAATGGCTGGACCAGATGCCGTGCGTGCGCACCTCGTAGGTGTCCATGTCGACCAGCGCCACGAACTCGCGGTGCGCGACATGACAGTGGTAGCACTCCAGGAAGTTGTCGATGACGTTCTTCCAGTTGGACCGGATGTCGTAGGTGAGCCGCTTCGCGAACGTCAGCGACGCGACGTCCGGCGCCCACCGGGCGATCTCGGCGGCCAGGTCCGGCGCCTGTTCGGCCAGCGGCGCGGCGTCCGGATCCAGGTTGACGTAGACGAAACCGCCGAACTCCTCGGCCCGGATCCGGTCCAGGCGGATCTCTCCGGGATCGAAACCCCGCATCCGGTCGGTCTTTCGGGCCCGGCGCAGGCCGCCGTCGAGGTCATAGACCCAAGCATGGTACGGGCAGACGATGCTTTTCGTGACGCCCGAGCCGGACAGCAGCTCATGGGCCCGGTGCTTGCACACGTTGTAGAAGGCGCGCAGGGTGCCGCCGGAGTCGCGGACCACGGCGACCGGCATCCCGGCCACCGTCGCCGCCACATAACTGCCCGGCGCCCGCAGCTTTTCCACGTGACAGACCCACTGCCAGGTGCGGGCGAAAACGGCCCGTTGTTCGAGATCCAGCCACTTCGGGTCGAGGTACGCCTCGGCCCGCAGCGACATCGACCGCCCGGGATCGGTGTCGTACCCGGATCCGATGTCCTTGACGTCCCGCCCATCGACATTGGTCATGATCCGAACGTTAGGGCCGCCCGATGCCGCCGTTCAAGAGGCGTCTGATTTGCTGATCACCATGCGCAGCACCGCCGAGTTCGACGCCTTCGGGCCCTGGATCGACGAGGTCACCGACGTCGACGGCCTGCCCCGCCTCTACCGGGACTCCGGCCTCGATCCGCGGGCCCACCGGCTGGTCCTGAAAGTGCCGCGCGACATCGAGCGCCGCAACGCCAACCCGCACATGCATCTGTACGACTACGTGATCGCGGTCGGCGACGAGATCCTCACCGTTCTCATCCGGCACGAGGACACCTACCGCACCGCCCGCATCCCGTTCGACCGGATCGCCGCCATCCGGGACAGTGTGCGCCTGCTCAACGGCCAGTTGACGATTCACACGCTGGACGGGCCGGCGCTGACCGTCCCGTACAACGGCTCGGCCGGCGGCCCGGTCCGCGACCTGATCCGGCTGCTCCGCGAGGTGTACCTGCCGGCCGGGCCGCCCGGTCCGGACGACCCGTACCGCGTCGATCCGCACGTCGGCCCGGAGGACATCGGACTGCTCACCGACTACCGGCGGCTGATCGCCCGGGAACCGGGGATGCGGCTGCTCAACGTCTCCTACCGGCAGCATCTGCGCCACCGGATGCGGCTGGTGGCCATGCCGCCCTCGATCGTCGTCGGCGACGACCGCGAGTGGCAGATCATCCACCGCCGGGACTGGTTCACCGGCCCCGGCGACGACCTCTCGCTGGCCCGCACCGTCCTGCCCCTGGCCCGGATCGGCAACCTCTGGGCCCGGCCGCACGAGCGCTACCAGCACGTGCACGTCATCACGGCGGAGTCCGGCGCCACCACTCTCGAGATCCCGGTCGTCCCCGGCCCGTTCAGCGAGGCCCTCCTCCCGCCGGCGAGGTGAGGCCGAGCAGGGCGGCGAGCTCGCGCCACCGGGGGAGGGTCGGGGCGGCACCGTCCCCATATCCGCATGCGTCGATGCTGCCCCCATGGGCGGCCGCCACGTTCCGCCCGGGCGTTCCCGGTGAAACGCCTGTCGGTGCGGTTGCGCTGGTGGAGACTAGGAATGCCACCGGTCGCGGCGCGACTGGGCGGGCGTCCGTGCTCCAGCGGAGATCTCGCTACGGACGGTGATCCTCATGGTCATGCAGGGCAGGAAACGAACCGGGAAGAGGCATGACGAGGGCATCCTGTCGTCGGTCGTGAGTTCCACGGCGGACGCCATCATCGGCTGCAACACGCAGGGGCGGATCACCGCATGGAATCCGGCGGCCGAGCGGATCTACGGCTACCGCTGCGACGAGGCCCGACGCCGGCCGGTGACGATGTTGTACCCGGCCGACGTCGCCGAGCGTGACTGGCAGATCTTCCAGAAGGCCCTCCGGGGCACCCCCACGGCGCAGGTGCGGACCGTACGGCTGCACAAGGACGGCACGCGCGTACCGGTCCGGATGTCGTTCGCGCCGATCGAGGGCACCGACGGGTCGGTACGCGGCGTGGTCAGCGTCGCCCACGAGCTGACCGACGAGATCCGGTCGGAGGCCCGGATGACGGCGCTGCTGGAGGCGACCCCGGACGCGATCGTCGGCGTCGACCCCGGCGGGCGGATCGTGTTCGCCAACCGGTCCTGCGAACGGCTGCTGGGGTACCGGCCGGAGGAGCTGACCGGCCGGCAGGCGGAGATGCTCTTCGCCCAGGACGCCCGCGCCGACATGATCGAGCTGTGTGAGCGCCTGTTCGCCGATCCCCGGCTGCGCGACCGCACCCGGACGCTGACCACCCGGCTGCGGCGCCGGGACGGCACCGAGTTGCCCGGCGAGACGACGCTGAGCTGGCGGGAGGAGCCCGGCGGGCCGCTGCTCATCGCGGCGACCCGCGACCTGACCGAGCAGCACCGGGCGGAGGACAAGCTGCGGGCGCTGCTCGAGGCGGTGCCGGAGGCGATCACCGGGGTCTCGCTCGACGGCCGGATCGTGATGGCCAACCGGGGCACCGAGAGGCTGCTCGGCTACTCCCGGGAGGAGTTGCTGAACGAGCCCTACGACCGGCTTCTGCCCGGGTACGAGCGGGAGCGCGTCGCCCGGATGGTGGCCGGCCTGTTCGAGTCCGAGCTGCCGTCGACCGTGGTCTACGTCGACATCCTCCGGGCCGACGGGACCCTGGTGCCCACCGAGAGCACGGTGTCCCGGTTCGACGGCGGCGGCGAGCGCATGCTGCTGGTCGCCGGCCGCGACATCACCGACCGGGTGGCGGCCGAACGGGAACGGGCCCGCCTCGCCGAGCAGGTGCAGCGGCAGCGGACCCAGCGGCTGGAGGCCCTCGGACAGCTGGCCGGCGGTGTCGCCCACGACTTCAACAACCTGCTCGCCGTCATTTCCAACTACACCGAGCTGCTCGGGGACGAGGTCACCGATCTGGCCCGGAGCGACCCGAAGCAGTGGCAGCCGTTCGCCGACGACCTCGACCGGATCCGGAAGGCCGCCGAGCGGGGCGCCGCGCTCACCCAGCGGCTGCTCACCTTCAGCCGGCGGGACCTCAGCCGGCCACGGGTGCTGGAACCCGGCGCCGTCCTGGACCGGCTGCTGCCGTCGCTGCGCACCGCGGTCGGTGAGGGCCACGAACTGCGGCTGACCGCCGTACCCGAGTTGTGGCCGGTCCTGCTCGATCCCGGGCAACTCGACCAGCTGCTGGTCAACCTGGCGATCAACGCCCGGGACGCGATGCCCGGCGGCGGCCCGGTGGTCATCGACGCCGACAACCTCCGGTTCGACGGTGACGACCCCGGCTATCAACCGCCACCCGAGACCGGGCGCCGCTACCTGCGCCTGCGGGTCACCGACACCGGCGTCGGCATGTCCGCCGACGTGGCGGCGCGCGCCTTCGAACCGTTCTTCACCACCAAGACCAAGAACCCGGGTACGGGACTCGGGCTGGCCGCCGTCTACGGGATCGTGGGCCAGGCCGGCGGCTGCCTGGCCGTGACGTCGATTCCCGGCGCCGGCACCACCATGACGGTCCTGCTGCCGGCCACCGACGAGGCGTACAGCGACCCGGCGGACGAGATCGTCCCCGACGACGGCGGCCCGGACGGCGGCGAGCCGGGGCGGTACCACGTCATCCTGCTCGCCGACGACGAGGAGGGCGTCCGCGAGTCCACCGCCCGGGCGCTCTCCCGCCACGGCTACCGTGTCCTGACCGCCCCCGACGGCCCGGCCGCGCTGACCCTGGCGCACCAGCACCGCGACGAGATCGACGTGCTGCTCACCGACGTGATCATGCCGAGGATGCACGGCGGCGAGCTGGCCCAGCGGGTGGTCGAGCTGATCCCGGACATCCGGGTGATCTACATGTCCGGGTACGCCGAGCCGCTGCTCGACGTCGCGCCCGCCGGCTCCACGGCCACCCCGCTGCTGGAGAAGCCGTTCGCCATCGCCGAGCTGCTGCGCACCCTGCGCCCCGGCCCGATTCGCTCCGACGGCAGGGGAACCGGTATGCACGTCACGTGACAGACGGATCTTCGATCGGGCGCGCCGGGCAGCGAATGGCCGTCGCCACCCTCGCCTCGCGGGTCGCCGGGTTCCTGCGGATCCTGGTGCTCGCCGCCGCGCTGGGGCTGGGCGGCCGGCTGCTCGACACGTACAACCTGGCCAACACCGTGCCGAACGCCGTCTACGAGCTGATCGTCGGCGGCACCATGGCCAGCATCGTGGTACCGCTGCTCACCCGGGCGGCGCTGCGCGAACCCGACGGCGGGGTGCTCTACGCGCAGCGGCTGCTGTCCCTGATCGTGTACGTGCTCGGCGCGGTCACCGTACTGGCCGTGGTCGCCGCACCGCTGCTGATCGACCTGTACGCCCCCGGCTTCACCCCCGATCAGCGGGACCTGGCCATCGTGTTCAGCCGGTTCTTCCTCCCGCAGATCCTCTTCTACGGTGTCAGCGCGACCACCGGCGCCATCCTCAACATCCGCGGCCGGTTCGCCACCGGAGCCTGGGCGCCCCTGGTGAACAGCGTCATCGTCATCGCGGTGGGGCTCGTCTACCTGGCGATCGGCGGCGCCACCGGCACCGGCCTGACCACCGGGGAATTGCTGCTGCTCGCGGTCGGCACGACGGCCGGGGTGTTCGCGCAGGCGCTGCTCGTGGTGTGGGCGCTGCGCCGCAGCGGCTTCCCGATCCGGCTGCACCTGGACCCGCGCGGCATCGCCATCCGGCGGATCGGGAAGCTCGGCGTGTGGGTGCTGGTGGCGGTCGTCGCCTCACAGACGCTCACCGCGGCGGCGACCCGGGCCGCGTCCTGGGGCGGCGCGGGCGGCATCACCGCCTTCCAGAACGCGAGCGCCGTCTACCTCGTGCCGTTCGCGGTCATCGCGGTGTCGGTGATGACCGCCATGCTGCCCCGGCTCAGCGAGTACGCGGCACGCGGCGAACACCAGCGGGTCACCGTCGGGCTGTCCCGGGCGGTGCGCACCGCCCTGGTGGTGATGGCGCCGATCGCGGCCGCCTTCGTGCTGCTCGGCCCGACCGTCGCGGTGGTGCTGTTCGACCACGGCAACAGCGATCCGGCGACGGTCCGGGTGCTGGGCCTGGTCCTGACCTCGTTCGGGCTCACCCTGGTGCCGTTCACCAGCTACATGATCCTCCAGCGTGGCCTGTACGCCCTCCAGGACACCCGGACGTCGGCGCTGATCACGGCGCTGGTCGCCGCGGTCGGGGTGGCCGGATGCGCCGTCGCCGGGGCGGTGCTGCCGAAACGGGACATCGTCATCGGCATCCCGGTGGCGTACGCGGTCGCCTACCTGGCCGGGCTCATCGTGACCGCCCTCGTGCTGCGCCGGCGGCTCGGCCACATCGACGGGTGGCGCCTCGTCCGTACCCATCTGCGGGTTCTGGCGGCGACCGCGGCCGGCGCGGGATGCGCCGGCCTGGTCCTCTGGGTCACCGGCCCGGCCTCCTGGACGGGCGCCCTGCTCACCCTGCTGGGCGCGGTGGCCGCGGGTGGCGCCGGCTACCTGCTCGCCGGGCGGCTGATGCGCCTCGCCGAGCTGCGGCACCTGCTGAACACCGCGCTGCCGGGCCTGCGGACCTGGTGAGCTACTTCGTCGGCGGCGCCGCGTCGGTGGTGGTCTGCTCCAG includes these proteins:
- a CDS encoding LacI family DNA-binding transcriptional regulator codes for the protein MEDDSRGVSPETSRRVTLRDVARIAGVSHQTVSRAINGKGEIDPETRRRVLEVVQQLRYRPSRHARGLVRPDTTTIGLIVADVVNPYFPELIAGVISAAEQRGWKVLISTTQDDPGREPELLRSLAGQVDALIGYLFQPEDVIAGAVEGLPLVVINRPARHPAFSAVEVDVRAGVEAAMEHLIARGHRRIGMIDCPSAADPSRRDVLLAAAAAHGVPIAADAIVEVEQSQAGGEAGLARLREVRPDVTAVMAFNDMVAMGAHRTARRLGLSMPGDIALIGFDGLSFGELLEPPLTTVGIDKRGLGELAVAQVERLLAGDTPPTVVAPTRLLIRGSA
- a CDS encoding RCC1 domain-containing protein, yielding MREHRRRWATGIVTAVAAVMTALGATAGPAAADAAGSAGVATGYSHTCAIPAGGSLWCWGGNGRGQLGNGTTTASTTPVRVGTATDWTAIDAGPSFNCALRADGGLWCWGNNLRGQLGDGTTTNRPTPVRVGTAAWSTVSAGDSHTCGVRTDGTLWCWGFNRLGQLGTGSNYYETAPVQVGTATTWADVTAGYGHSCATRTDGSLWCWGDGTTGQLGIGVLSYRTTPERVGTETSWNGVTAGYGFTCGTRTDGSLWCWGENGYGQLGNTGSYQTTPTRVGAGTTWARVAAGDSSVCAVRTDGSLWCWGNNANGQLGDGTTTHRSAPVRVGDAVTWSSDVAVNYHGCGVRTDDSLWCWGGNGSGQLGDGTTTPRTSPAQVTL
- a CDS encoding DUF2750 domain-containing protein, producing the protein MTSDDIPRPEAEQLRGLDETARVARTFEAIADRGALWVWGDEGDVLFTEDARRRNLLPIWPYATVARLENEGEVDGEHAIRIPADVFLREWLPQLEEDDADIAVFPVEERNAAVLTLAEFRSRLR
- a CDS encoding peptidase M23, which translates into the protein MLFVTAVAVIAAFLISPLVRADENCAPSPTPSALGHWTDEQLANARLIVTIGSERRVPEEALVIAVATALQESRLRNLPGGDRDSIGLFQQRPSQGWGTPRQLTDPAYQTGKFYDRLLTVDGWQEMRLTEAAQAVQVSAFPEAYAKHAKTAAQLVGALGGCHSIAG
- a CDS encoding aromatic ring-hydroxylating oxygenase subunit alpha yields the protein MTNVDGRDVKDIGSGYDTDPGRSMSLRAEAYLDPKWLDLEQRAVFARTWQWVCHVEKLRAPGSYVAATVAGMPVAVVRDSGGTLRAFYNVCKHRAHELLSGSGVTKSIVCPYHAWVYDLDGGLRRARKTDRMRGFDPGEIRLDRIRAEEFGGFVYVNLDPDAAPLAEQAPDLAAEIARWAPDVASLTFAKRLTYDIRSNWKNVIDNFLECYHCHVAHREFVALVDMDTYEVRTHGIWSSHFAEAGRADNPAYNVAGASVTQHAVWWLWPNTCLLRYPGRGNFMVLQVIPAGPDRTLETWDFYFETPELDGAEAEAVRYIDEVLQQQDIAIVESVQRGMATPAFDQGRIVYDPEAPGLSEHGVHHFHGLLLQAYEDFVLRR
- a CDS encoding PAS domain-containing hybrid sensor histidine kinase/response regulator, with the translated sequence MQGRKRTGKRHDEGILSSVVSSTADAIIGCNTQGRITAWNPAAERIYGYRCDEARRRPVTMLYPADVAERDWQIFQKALRGTPTAQVRTVRLHKDGTRVPVRMSFAPIEGTDGSVRGVVSVAHELTDEIRSEARMTALLEATPDAIVGVDPGGRIVFANRSCERLLGYRPEELTGRQAEMLFAQDARADMIELCERLFADPRLRDRTRTLTTRLRRRDGTELPGETTLSWREEPGGPLLIAATRDLTEQHRAEDKLRALLEAVPEAITGVSLDGRIVMANRGTERLLGYSREELLNEPYDRLLPGYERERVARMVAGLFESELPSTVVYVDILRADGTLVPTESTVSRFDGGGERMLLVAGRDITDRVAAERERARLAEQVQRQRTQRLEALGQLAGGVAHDFNNLLAVISNYTELLGDEVTDLARSDPKQWQPFADDLDRIRKAAERGAALTQRLLTFSRRDLSRPRVLEPGAVLDRLLPSLRTAVGEGHELRLTAVPELWPVLLDPGQLDQLLVNLAINARDAMPGGGPVVIDADNLRFDGDDPGYQPPPETGRRYLRLRVTDTGVGMSADVAARAFEPFFTTKTKNPGTGLGLAAVYGIVGQAGGCLAVTSIPGAGTTMTVLLPATDEAYSDPADEIVPDDGGPDGGEPGRYHVILLADDEEGVRESTARALSRHGYRVLTAPDGPAALTLAHQHRDEIDVLLTDVIMPRMHGGELAQRVVELIPDIRVIYMSGYAEPLLDVAPAGSTATPLLEKPFAIAELLRTLRPGPIRSDGRGTGMHVT
- the murJ gene encoding murein biosynthesis integral membrane protein MurJ; its protein translation is MAVATLASRVAGFLRILVLAAALGLGGRLLDTYNLANTVPNAVYELIVGGTMASIVVPLLTRAALREPDGGVLYAQRLLSLIVYVLGAVTVLAVVAAPLLIDLYAPGFTPDQRDLAIVFSRFFLPQILFYGVSATTGAILNIRGRFATGAWAPLVNSVIVIAVGLVYLAIGGATGTGLTTGELLLLAVGTTAGVFAQALLVVWALRRSGFPIRLHLDPRGIAIRRIGKLGVWVLVAVVASQTLTAAATRAASWGGAGGITAFQNASAVYLVPFAVIAVSVMTAMLPRLSEYAARGEHQRVTVGLSRAVRTALVVMAPIAAAFVLLGPTVAVVLFDHGNSDPATVRVLGLVLTSFGLTLVPFTSYMILQRGLYALQDTRTSALITALVAAVGVAGCAVAGAVLPKRDIVIGIPVAYAVAYLAGLIVTALVLRRRLGHIDGWRLVRTHLRVLAATAAGAGCAGLVLWVTGPASWTGALLTLLGAVAAGGAGYLLAGRLMRLAELRHLLNTALPGLRTW